TGGTCGGTAAAGGGCAGTACCATACGAGATGGGGCCTGCCTTTCTACAAACACATTGTGCTGAATGATAAAGTTGTACCAGTCTGCGACCCAAACTGCTCCATCGGGTCCTACCTGGCTCTGTACTGGTCCAAACCACTCATCTGAGCTTGCCATCAGGTTCCAGCCATCCGCTTCAGTAAAGCCTGCCCCCTCTTTTTCAATTACTGCATTGTGCACCAGGCGTATGGTCGGCTCGTTAACAAAAGCGATACGGTTCCAGTAAGGCTTAGGAAAGCTTCTTGCGGTATACAAATGATGTCCGGCTGCTGAAGTAAAGCCACCTACCACATCTACCTGGCGGAGGTTAGGGGTCATGGCATGTGCATCGTAGTGCCCATCTATTTTCTGAATCGCGTTAATGTCTCTGATTTCCTCTTTTGGGTTTGAGGAGTTGCTCGCTGTAAGCACAGGGAGTTTACGCTGCATATATTTTGCGGGCATGGCATAATAAGCGCTGTGCGTATTATTGGCCGTAGAAATGAAAACATCATTTTCTTCGGAAAAGCCCAGCCCCCAGGTGTTGTTACTGGTGTTGGCGAGGTATTCAAAATCGCTTCCATCAGCATTAAAACGATACACGCCCTGGCGAAATGCTGTACTAATTCCATTAACCTTTCCTTCAAAGCCTGAATACCCTAAAACACCCCAGATTTTGTTATCAAAACCATATTGCAGATTGGAAGGGCCTGCATGGGTATCGTTTTTGCCCCAGCCCGAAATAATTTTTTTGCGAATATCTGCTTTGTCGTCGCCGTCGGTATCTTTAAGAAAGACAAAATCCGGTGCCATAGAAACAATGACCCCTCCCTTTGCAAAAGCCATACTGGTAGGAATATTTAGGCTGTCAGCGAAAACGGTGAATTTATCCGCTTTACCATCACCATCAGTATCCTCACAGATTTTGATACGGTCGTTGGCCGCGCCATCTGTCTCCAGAAAGGTATTGGGATAATCCACTGACTCTACTACCCAGAGTCTTCCTTTTTCGTCCCAAGACATGGCAATAGGATTGGTAATATCTGGCTCGGAAGCAAAAAGCTGAACTTCAAAATCTACCGGAACCTGTATCAGCTTCATAGACTCTTCCGGAGAGAGAGCTTCCTGCATTTTAGGCACAAAATAACGTTTGGTAAAATCTGAAATGGTGATAGAATCATAAATGGAGACATCCGGAATGTCCAGCCTGGCAATTTTCTGATTTACTTCTTCTCCCAATGCCCAAAGCACTCCCTGATTAACTAGTTGAAGAAAGCCTGCGTTGATCCAGGTACTATCATTATGGCCATAGGCGGTATAAAAAACACGTCCCTTGCCCAGCTCACGAATCCAGGTATAAGGTTCAGTACCATTTTCCGTATTACGGCTGCTTAAAACTATATTGTCTGAAGCAAGCCTTTGATGTACATAGGTTTCGTCCCAGGTTTCAAATGCCTGAAATTTTTGAGCCAGAGCATGCTTATCGTGATGTATATCCGCAGCGAATACACCTTCGCTATGAGAGTGAAACTGTCCGCCAATCGTATTGATGTACCAGTCGGAATTTCTAAAACAACCGGAGGCTGAATGGATAGGAATTAGTCCTTTTCCGTTTTCCAGAAAGTTTTTTAAGGCTAACTCCTGGGCCGGAGGAAGTGAATCATGGTTGGCATAGATGATAAGGCCATCGTACTTACTCAAGTTTTCAGTATTTATATCTTCCAGCTGCTCGGTATAGCTTAGATTGATACCTTCTTTAAACAAAGAAATGGCGAGCCATGGAGCATACTTAGCCGAATTATGATGCTGGCTATCGTGACCTAAGAAAAGTACTTCTGCCCTGCGGGCGGTATCCTGTTTCTGATAGCTATTGCCAAAGCTGCTATCCAGAATATTGAAACGATCGCCACAAGACTGTAAGCACAGACTAGCAGATAGTAAAAAGACAAATACTCTCATTGATTAATATTTCAAAACATTTAAAACAGCCTATTACCTTCTGCCTTGTCTTAAGAAGATAACAAGCTTTTTCCATTAATTTGCAGTTCAGGTGCTAAAGTGTAAGTTTCTGAATATCAGAGAAAATCATATCGTCTACACCAATAAACTTAAGCCCTACCCGGGCAAACACATAGTCCTGCGTAGGTACCATTTCAGGTACTTCAAGCTGAAGAGCTACATTTTCCAGATTAGTGATGTTATCTCCTTCCAGCATGGCAGTGGCTATGTTCGTTTCAGGACTGGCAAAGCTGGTTTTACTCACATAAAGCGTGGCGTGTTCTATATTCCTTGCTAGGTTATTGGTTACAATTTGTTCCAGCGAGAAATTAGCACTCACTTTATTAGCAGTAGCTGCCATAGTGGTATTACGAATCAGCCAGTAAGGAATAACCTCTATATTCTGTTCGGTTTCTGCATTCACATGAATCAGCAGCGTATCGGCCTGATCAATATCTTCTCCCCATAAAAAAGGACCCTGTCCCCTGGGAACAACCATTTTGTAAGTACCATTGAACAGTAATTGAGAAAATGCACCCTCCGTTGTAAATGTGCTACTGATAGGGCCTGTTTTACCAAAACCGTCCTGGTAAAGTTCATAGCTTACTCTATCGTATTGAAGGCCTATGGCTTCTCCCTGGTAAAGTAGTTTTCCACTTAACAGAGCATTAGGGGGTTCGTAATTATCTTTTTCGCAGGCTCCTAACGCAAAGCCGAACACGATGAGCAGAAATATATATGCTATATTTTTCATAGATAAAGGCTTTAGAATGGATTATTGTAAAGGTTGTTTGACCAGTTTGGGATTACTACTTAAAGTTTCGTCGCTTATTTTTGAATAGTAATTTCCTAGCTGCCAGTTGTCTGCAGCAGTCACCTGATTAGATAGAAATTCTTTATAGATCCACTTATTATGATTCTCTGAGCCAGGATTATAAATTTTGTATGGCCAGAGTCCCCAGGGCATGGTGCTTCTTTTGTTTGCTTTGCCTATACCAGATTTCAGGTCATTAACATCCATAGTTACGCCATCAAAAATCTCATGGGCAATTCTAAATCGCTTGAGATCCATGAAGTACTGACCTTCAAAAGCAAACTCAACTCTTCTTTCGTGCACTATTCTATCAAAGCTGATGTCTGCTGCACTTAGAGGAATTGTAAATCCGGCACGGGCACGTACCTGATTCATGTATTCTGCTGCTTTAGCGGGCTGCCCCAACTCAAAAGCAGCTTCGGCGGCGATCAGTAAAATTTCCGCATAGCGATAGCGGATGTTCCAAACCTCACTACGAATGCCTCGTTGCCCGGAACCTGGTGCGGGGTCTACATACTTTCTAAGATAAAAGCCCATTTGCGCATTTTGTACGGCCCCGGCTACAGGACCATCAAAGCCAACCACCTGCTGCTCCACCGACTGACCAGGCAAAATTCTTTGATCTCCCCTATCTGTTCCGGTAATGATTGTTCCATCAGAAAGTTGATAGCCTGCCCAGATATCTACCGGACTAGATTTAAAGCTAGATCCCGGAAGTATAACCGTTCCCCCCAGCCGGGCATCTCTATTTGCAAAAATATCTTCCTGATTTTCATAGTAGATGGGCTCACCATTGCCATTTACAGTGGCCAGAGGCGCAAAAGTATTGTCCAGCAGTTCAAACTCCTGCACCAGATTGAGTGTAGGGTTGAGCGCGCCACCTTCTTCCTCTTCTGCACCAAATCTGGGCTGATTCGCTCCTGTAAAGTAGTGGGTTTTGTATTTTATCAGATAGTCTAAAGCCCAGATTACTTCCGGATTGGCATTTTTATCGTAGAAAATAGCCGCAAAATTTTCAGAGAGGTTAGAAGGGTTCTTCTGGTATAGTGCGTAGCTTCCGGCATTTCCGTTGATAATTTCAGTAGCGGCAGAGAGTGCCTTATTGTAATACTCTTCGGCTTTTGCCGAGCTTATACCTACTTCATTGCCACTTAATGACAAGGAGGGTGTGCGAGCATTATTGTATTTGGCAAGAGATGCCGCATAAAGCGCTGCTCTGGCTTTCATGGCTAAAGCTGCCCCTTTAGTAGCTCTGGCTTTGGTATCTGCATCAGCAGCTAATATACTGGCAAGTTCATCAGCTTCCTCTATAACAAAATCATAGGTTTCTGCTTCGGAAGAGCGAGGCACCTGTAAGTATGAAGGATCTCCGTTAAAATCATAGGTCTGAGACTCTAATATTATAGGTACGCCACCATAGAGTTGTACCAGTTCAAAGTAATAGGCTGCCCTAAGGAAGCGTGCTTCGGCGGCAAATCTTTCTTTAAGATCCTCTTTGATGCTGGCATCTTTGATTCGTTCCAGAAAAAGATTGAGCTCCCGAATATAGGTATAGTCCCAGGTAGACCAGAAATTATTGATACCTTCAAAAGGCCAGGTGCTATTGCTATGAAATTGATTGGCCAGATCCTGCGTTTGGGCATAAAAGGCTTCGTTGAAGTCGCCCATGCTTTGCCAATTATCTAAATTGTAAAGCGTAAACTGACGACTGTATAAATCTGCCAGTATGGATAATACTTGTGCAGGGTCACTAAAGGCCTGTTCGCTGGTTAGTACCTGTGTAGGAGGCCTTTCCAGAAAATCATCATCAGAGTTACAGGCTATGAGCGTAAAAAATATAGATATGAGTATACTTAACTTTTTCATAAGCTTCACTTTGAGTGTTTAGATGGTAAGGTTAATCCCAACATTAATAATCCTGTTCTGCGGATATTGCAGTCCATTAGTATCCCTGATTTCCGGGTCAATCGGGTAATCCAGATTGTCTATAGAAAAGAGATTGTAGCCATTCAGATAAATTCTGGCTTGTTGCAGCTTTATCTTTTTGATTAGAAAATCGGGCAAATTATACCCTAACTGTATGGTTCTGGCCCTGAAAGTAGTGATGTTGGTCATCCAGAAATCTGAGCGTTTATTTACCGAGCTAAGTCCACCCTGGTTAAATCTGTTGGGAGGAAATTTACCGGCTACCCATTCGCTATTAATATCAAAGGGATCTACTCGGTGCCAGGCGTCTCTTAAATGCTCAGCCATATTACCACCATTGGCTCTGAAGGCCCTGCTCAGTTCATTCTCTGCGGTATAAGAGTACATAGAAGCTATGGAAAAATCTATAGCAAAGTCAAAGCCTTTCCATTTAAGAAGGAAGTTTAACCCACCATTTACGATAGGCAAATTGGTACCATAACCAATGGGTCTTTCATCGTATCCATCAATTTTATTGTCGCCATTGAGGTCTTTATAGATCAGGTCTCCAGGAAGAAGTGTCTTATTTCCCTGCCCATCAATATTGACTGGGTAATTGTTGATTTCTTCCTGCGACTGAAACTGGCCAATGACCTGATAAGCCCAGGTAAGGTTCTGAAAACGATCTTCTCCGGAATAGCGATACCTGTCCCAGGAGTTGAAAAAGATTGGGTTATATGAAGATACAAACTTGCTTCGAGCATAGCCGAGATTTCCTCCTAAGTTGTATGAAAAGTTGCCTGCATTACCACTGTAAATCAATGAAATTTCTCCTCCAAACTGCTTGTCGCTATTTACATTTTCGTCTGGCAGGCTGTATCCCAGCTCCTGAGGTACCACAATATCTGATTTGCGACCTCTGAGTCCAGTTCTTTTGCGGTTAAAATAGTCAATACTACCGCTAAGCTTTCCATTGAAAAGGCTGAAGTCAGCCCCTACATCCAGAATTTTACTTTTGAACCAGGTAATATTAGTAATGGGCTGACCTTTATCTCTGGTACCTATGATAGGGTTACCATCCAGTATGCCTATGCCCTGATTGTAGTTGTAGCCAGGCAGATAATCATAGGGTCCAATGCCTACATTATCGTCTCCCAGAATACCGTATGAAGCTCTTAGCTTCAGATCACTTAGTACCGCATCTGAGCCGAGTAGAGACTGCATAAATTTTTCCTGGGTAATTCTCCAACCTATGGAAGCAGAAGGGAAATAACCCACCCTGTTTTCTGGAGCGAACTTCCATGAGGCATCTCTACGGCCGGAAACTTCTATATAATATTTATTAGCGAAGTTATAATTAATACGTGCGATATAGCCTATCCGCGCTTCTTCATAATCCCTATCATTATACGTATCGGTCGTATTAAAATAGATGAGCGGAAGCACATTGGTAGCAGGTACACTATGCACAAATACTTCACGATCGCGAGTTTCGTATCGTTCGGCTACCAATAGCCCGCCTACTTCATGCTCACCAAATATGTTAGAATAGTGCAGTCCTAATTGACCGTTGTTTTTTTCTATTTTTTGAGTAAGGCGTTCACGCCAGGGGTTAGTGCTCCCCCCTGTAACACGATACTCTTCAGGGCTATCTTCTGTTGCCGGATAGTAAGTATACGCTTCATAGGTATATTCGTGTCCATCTTTTACCCGGTCTTCAATACCATAAGAATACAAACCTCTGAGTTGTAAACCCTCTATAAAGGGTAAGTCCCATTCTCCGGTAAGGTTGGCTTGCAGATACTTACGGATATCACGTGAATAGCCACCCAGCTCAAAATTGTTGTAAGCCCAGTTTGTCTCATTATGCTTGATATCGTTGAGGTATTCTGGATTATCATTGGCATATGGTCTTTCCCATGGGGTATTTCTTAATATAGCGTAGCGGGGCAGCCAGTAATCATCACCGCCAGGAATACCCGGATTCTCAGTTTCTTCAATATAACCATTGATTCCCATACCCAGCTTTATTCCATCTGTCACTCTGGCTTCCAGATTACTTATCAGGTTGGTTCTGCCAAATGTAAATTCACGACCCAGTACCGATGACTGATCCAGCCGCGTACCAGCCACATAGTAATTGATTTTTTCTGAGCCACCAGTTACATTTAGATTTACCTGGCTAATGGGTGCGTTCTTCTGGATGATAAAATCTTTCCAGTTAAAACTCTGATAGCCCGGCTCTACTCCTTCTTTGTATTTTTGGAGATCTTCTCGCGTTAGGTTCGTTTCGCCAAACCCATTAATATCGGCCTGCACTTTCTCCCAGGCCCAATCGTAAGAGTTATTGGTTACATCCATAAATTTGTACCAGTTCTGGAAACCCTGGTAGGCATCCAGATTAATGGTACTCTGCTCTCCACGTTTCCCTTTTTTGGTAGTTACCAACACTACTCCGTTTGCAGCACGTACGCCATAGATAGCAGCTGAGCCATCTTTAAGTATAGTAATGCTTTCTATATCGTTAGGAGAAAGGTTGTTGAACTGACGGGAGTCCTGTTGTATTCCGTCAATTACGAAGAGCGGATCGCCCATATTTCTGATCTGCACCGTAGCGGCGGCTCCGGGTCTTCCATCCGGCATTCTAAATGAGACACCCGGTAGCTTACCTGCCAGGTTGGAGCTTACTGTTGCCCCTCCTCTTACTCTTTCTATATCCTGACTGCTTACTGTAGAAATAGCACCGGTTACCGACTCTTTCTTCTGCGTACCATACCCTACCACTATAACTTCACTTAATGACTGAATATCTGCCTGTAAGTTGACATTAATTTCGGTACGGCCATTAACGGCTATCATCTGATGGCGATAGCCTATGTAAGAGAACATTAGGGTATCTGAGCCCTGAGGTACAGATATTTTGTATCTACCCTCAATATCCGTAATGGTACCATTAGATGTATTCTTGACCAGCACATTTACACCGGGCAATACTTCCTGTGTTTCTTCGTCGAACACCTGGCCGGTAACATTGATAACCTGAACCTCTTCTATCCACGGAACTTTAGTGCCTTTTTCCGCGATAGTCACCGATATTGTACTGTTGATTCTTTTGAAGTTGAGCCGTGCTTTCTGGCTAACCTCTCTGAGAATACTACTGACACTGGCTTTTTGGTGATCCAGGGAAAACTTTACGGGAATAGCCCGCACATCGTCTCCATAGGCAAAAACGTATTCGGTCTTTTCTTCTATAGCTTTAAAAACCTCCTCTACCGAACTCCCCTCTAATCTAATGGAAATAAAGACATCATCAATTCCATCCTGCTCGTAATGTGAACCTTCAGCATATGTGAAAGCTCCAACAATACTCAGAAACAGGAAGGCACACAGGGTGTACCTCATATGTTTAGGTATGATATTCAGCATAATAGTTTAGGTTGTTGTATGAAGATTGCAATGGCACTAGCCTATAAGGCGCATCCATTTTACTTCAATCAAAAATTAAATTCAATCCAGATAATTAAGGGCAGTTCATCAGGATTGTACATGACATGAGCCTCCTCTAATTAAGAGGCTTCTTTCTTTCTGAAACTGATAGTCTATCCCCAGAATGTATTCCATACTATGAAGGACATTTACCAGGCTTTCATTTTTGTATTTTCCGCTGATTTTACATTTCAGCACATCTTCATTTTCTATACTGATGCTTACTCCATACCATCTTTCCAGTATAGGAACCGCCTCAGAAAGTGCCAGTCTATCAAAATGTAGCACTTTATCTCTCCATGCAAGATAAGGCTCCAGATCTACATTTTTCTTTTCAAGAGACTGATCAAAAATGGCTTGTTGCTGCGGTTCCAGAAAAACAGCATCGGTAAGTCCGTTGCTAGTAGAGCTAACTTTTACTTTTCCAGTAGCTACTGTTACCTGATCGGGCTCATTTTTATACGATTTTATATTAAAAGAAGTACCTAAAACCGTCGTTTCTATGTTTCCAGACTTAACTATAAATGGTTTTTTAGTATCTCTTTTCACTTCAAAAAAGGCCTCTCCTACCAGATGTACTTCACGAATATCTCCCTCAAAGTCTTCAGGAAAGCTTAGTTTACTGCCGGCATTCAAATGCACTTTACTTCCATCCATCAACTCAAAAGTAGCTCTCTGTCCATTTTTGGTAGTTTTTTCCACCCAAGCTAATGAAGTAGAAGTCATAAGTGGCTCCGGGCTTTTTTCAAAATAAGCCAGCAGGCCAATACCTAAGACAAATACTAAAAGAGCAGCAGTTTTTACCCATGCCGGATTTAATTGCAGGCGGATAGATTTCTTTTTTGTTTCGCTAATGCTATGGTCTACTTCATAATATATGTCGTTTTGAAGTTCAACGATTTCATGTGGCTGCATCTCTAGTTCATCATCCTGAAACGAATCATAGAATTGATGCAACAATTTTATCTCTTGTTCATTACAATTACCTTTGAGGTACTTGTCTAAAAGCTTCTCAAGCTCATGCTTTTTCATGCACAACGAATTTACAATACTGCCCTTTTGTAAGTATGTAACCTGAGAGGCAAGAATCCCCTATGCCGTAAATAAATATTTTTGAAAAAACGAGAGGCCCGTAAAATCAGGCAAATAAGAGAAATGTGAGTATGGTTACTACTTCTTTAAATGCCAGCCGCAGATGTTTAATTGCTTTGGTAATCTGGTTCTCTACAGTTTTAGGAGAAATGCCCATGCGTGTGGCGATTTCTTTAACGCTAAGGTTTTCGTTTCGGCTTAGGTGAAATACTTCACGACAACGCTCCGGTAAGGTAGTCAGGCTTTGTTCATAGAGCTCCTGCAACTGATTAAAATTGACGGCCTCTTCCGTCTGATTGATGATCTGTACATGTTGCATACGATCCAAATGAAACTGTGCTACCCTCCCATCTCTTAGGTATCTGAACGCATAATTACGTGCCATACCATACAGATAAGACGTTAGGTTATCTATCTGGTTAGAATGACGTTTCTGCCAGAGGCTGGTAAAAATTTCCTGTGTGATATCTTTACTGAGCTCTTTGTCTTTGAGTATTTTGTAGGTGGAGTAAAATACTTTAGACCAGTGACGGCGATAAATTTCATTAAATGCGGCACGCTTATCCCGGCTAAGTAGGATACACAAATCTTTGTCGTTCCATTCCGGCAAGCTATTGTCACTCATGAAAAGAAAGGAGTTACTTTTATAAATTTCTGAATTTTATCGCTTATGAGCGATCCAATTTAGAGATTTGAAAAATATATCAAAAACATTTTGTCATGTTTAACTTAAAATGCGTAGCCTCATTCTTATTAAACCTTAGGAAAACACATATCAGGGATGTTACTACTACTAACTTTTCTATCTGACTTAGCGGACTATTATACGGGTAATAATTTTTATTGAAAGTGAATCAACGGAGGCTTTGCCTCCGATACTATTAGGCAAAATTTAAGATAAGCTCGTCTATTCAGAAAAATCTGATGACAAGCTTGATACATAAATTACTTAAAATCACTTTCCTGAAAAGGGGCTTCGCGGCTAATTGTTTTTTCCCTGAGTTCTTTAACGGTTCCTGCATCTATAGGCTCTGCATCATTAGTCCAGGCATTTCTGACATAACTGAGTACCGCAGCCAGCTTTTGATCATCAAACTCAGGATTGGATTTAAGGCCAGGCATAATAGGCTGTATTTCAGGCTCTTTGTACACCTTACCTTTTACCGTAACAGGCCCCTGTAAACCATGCAAAGCCACTAGAATAAGTCTGTCTTCTGGACCAGTTACCCACTCAGAACCATCTAAAGGAGGCGCAATGGGTGTTAAACCTTGTCCATTTTCCTGATGGCAGCCGGAGCAGGTGTGTGCATAGAGAGACTTTCCTAATACAAACTGTTCTTTTTCGGCTTTGCTAAACTCCTTGCCTGCCATTTGCTGACTAACTTCTGCATTTGTAATGGCCTGAGTCAGATCTTTTAGGATAGCCTCCTGATCAGTATATTCTTCTGAAATCATGGCCTGCAGTTCTTTCTCTTTACCATGTATACTACTTAATACTGCTTCTCTGATTAAAACTTCCTCGCCGTAAGTAAGCGCTATCTTTTTTAAGAGATTCAATACCTTCTTAGTATCTGTTTCCAGATATGCGCCCAGGCTCATAGCCAGCTGTAGCTGAACCTGTAGATCCTCAGAAGCACTAAGTTTTTCGTACAATGTTAAAGTTTTGCTATGATCAGCTTTATCTACATTCTGCTCCGTAATTTGTATAGCAGCTGACAATACTTTGGGGTCTGCCGTGCTTTCTGCCAAGCTTATAAGGTCTGCGGCAGTATAACCTAAGCCTTCTATAGTCCATAGGGCATGAAGTTTAGTCTTTTGCTCTCCTTCTTTTACCAGATCTTTAAGCTGAGGTATCAGGCTCTGGTCATTGCTTTCCACTAATCTTCTTTGTGCTTCGTCTCGCCACCAGCCATTAGGGTGCTCCAGTAAAGCCAATAAATCTTCCTGATCGGCACCGTCCAGGCTCTCAGGGGTTTCATCCATCAAATAGTCCCACAGTTCTTCGTACCAACTCTTTTCATAAACGATACGATATATTCTACCCAAACCAACAGGCTTTTCTAAGCCCCGCGATCGTATCTGATCTTTAAGGTAATCAGTAAGATAAGTTTTATGCTGAATGATGCCTCTATACATATCAACAACATATAAGTGACCGTCTGGACCATTGTACATGTTTACCGGACGAAAACGTTCATCGGTAGATGCTAAAAACTCTCGACCTTCATAAGCCTGCTCAGCCTTAAGATAGAGTCCATCTTCCTGTAAAATATTCCTTTTGATCAGGTTACCTGAGGGCTCTGGAACAAAGGCATTACCATAATAAGCTTCGGGAAAAGCATTTCCACGATAGATAACCGGTCCGCTGGCAGCAGTAAATCTGGCGAGTCTACCTTCTTTGTCCAGCATTTCCTCTTTGTAGCCACGGTTAATACCTCTATTTGGGCGAATAGGATAAACCCTCTGATCGTCAGCAATTTCAACATTAATGCTATATTCAGGATTAAAGTTTGGGTTTCTGCTCATCATATTAGAAGGCACCAGATCTCCCCTCAGTTGGTTAGAATTGGTATTGAAGAACAGCCTCCCGTAATCATCCTGACTGATACCCCACTGACCTCTAAACTCAGTTTCTTCCTTAGTCCAGCTTTTATCTTTGCTATTGTAGCGGTATCTGGCTCTTGATTTTGCGTTGTAATACCAATTGTTCATGGCTCTCATCATTCCGTTAGGCTGATGTTCCACATTACCTCCCACAGCATATACCGAATCAATCAGCGTTTTTTTGCCTGCCTTATCGTTATTGTTTTCTACAAACCATAGATTGGGTGGCTCAGCGTATACAATACCATTATCTACTAAGCTTATTACTCTTGGTAAAACAATCTTGTCCAGAAAAACTTTGGACTCATCCATTTTGCCATCCCCATCTTTATCTTCTAAAATGACTATTCTACCGTTGGCTTCATCCTCTCCGTGCCCTTCTATATCTGGCATATAGCTTTGCATCTCTGCTACCCAGATGCGGCCTTTGGCATCAAAAGCCATTGCCACCGGATCGTTAATTAGAGGTTCACTGGCGACCAGTTCCAGACGAAAACCCTCTTCTAACTCAAAAGTGTGCAAGGCTTCTTCTGCACTTAGTACCGGAGCTTCGTTAAACAACACAGAATCCGCTACAGCTTTGACTTCTTTGTTTTTTGAGGGGTTCCAGATGAAAGAGTAAAAAAGGATGGATATACTGGCAATCAGAAAAATTAGGACAAGTACTCTTTTAGTATTCATGCGAAGTATGAGGTTCTATATTTATAGCTTAGTTGTTGTATTAGGTTTTTGCATACCAACCCCTAATATAATATCAATGAGGGTTTAACTTCAAGAATAGTATTAAGCATTTGTAGAATAATCGTTAGTATTTAGCCAATATTGTTCTACTGTCTTTTCTTTTTAATAATTCAAACTGTTGAATGATTTAAGCCAACTCTTTTCTATAGAATTTTCGGTAGCGAGAAGGTGAGTGGTTTGTAAATTTTTGGAACTGCCTGTAAAAGAAAGGTAAACTCTCGTAGCCGCATTCATATGCCACCTGGCTAATAGACAAATCCGAATCTACCAACAGCTCGCAAGCTTTATTGATTCTGTATTCATTTAGAAATACAAAAAATGGTTTCTTCAGTGTTTTTTTACAGAAACGGCAAAATG
This window of the Porifericola rhodea genome carries:
- a CDS encoding SusC/RagA family TonB-linked outer membrane protein, encoding MRYTLCAFLFLSIVGAFTYAEGSHYEQDGIDDVFISIRLEGSSVEEVFKAIEEKTEYVFAYGDDVRAIPVKFSLDHQKASVSSILREVSQKARLNFKRINSTISVTIAEKGTKVPWIEEVQVINVTGQVFDEETQEVLPGVNVLVKNTSNGTITDIEGRYKISVPQGSDTLMFSYIGYRHQMIAVNGRTEINVNLQADIQSLSEVIVVGYGTQKKESVTGAISTVSSQDIERVRGGATVSSNLAGKLPGVSFRMPDGRPGAAATVQIRNMGDPLFVIDGIQQDSRQFNNLSPNDIESITILKDGSAAIYGVRAANGVVLVTTKKGKRGEQSTINLDAYQGFQNWYKFMDVTNNSYDWAWEKVQADINGFGETNLTREDLQKYKEGVEPGYQSFNWKDFIIQKNAPISQVNLNVTGGSEKINYYVAGTRLDQSSVLGREFTFGRTNLISNLEARVTDGIKLGMGINGYIEETENPGIPGGDDYWLPRYAILRNTPWERPYANDNPEYLNDIKHNETNWAYNNFELGGYSRDIRKYLQANLTGEWDLPFIEGLQLRGLYSYGIEDRVKDGHEYTYEAYTYYPATEDSPEEYRVTGGSTNPWRERLTQKIEKNNGQLGLHYSNIFGEHEVGGLLVAERYETRDREVFVHSVPATNVLPLIYFNTTDTYNDRDYEEARIGYIARINYNFANKYYIEVSGRRDASWKFAPENRVGYFPSASIGWRITQEKFMQSLLGSDAVLSDLKLRASYGILGDDNVGIGPYDYLPGYNYNQGIGILDGNPIIGTRDKGQPITNITWFKSKILDVGADFSLFNGKLSGSIDYFNRKRTGLRGRKSDIVVPQELGYSLPDENVNSDKQFGGEISLIYSGNAGNFSYNLGGNLGYARSKFVSSYNPIFFNSWDRYRYSGEDRFQNLTWAYQVIGQFQSQEEINNYPVNIDGQGNKTLLPGDLIYKDLNGDNKIDGYDERPIGYGTNLPIVNGGLNFLLKWKGFDFAIDFSIASMYSYTAENELSRAFRANGGNMAEHLRDAWHRVDPFDINSEWVAGKFPPNRFNQGGLSSVNKRSDFWMTNITTFRARTIQLGYNLPDFLIKKIKLQQARIYLNGYNLFSIDNLDYPIDPEIRDTNGLQYPQNRIINVGINLTI
- a CDS encoding FecR family protein, coding for MKKHELEKLLDKYLKGNCNEQEIKLLHQFYDSFQDDELEMQPHEIVELQNDIYYEVDHSISETKKKSIRLQLNPAWVKTAALLVFVLGIGLLAYFEKSPEPLMTSTSLAWVEKTTKNGQRATFELMDGSKVHLNAGSKLSFPEDFEGDIREVHLVGEAFFEVKRDTKKPFIVKSGNIETTVLGTSFNIKSYKNEPDQVTVATGKVKVSSTSNGLTDAVFLEPQQQAIFDQSLEKKNVDLEPYLAWRDKVLHFDRLALSEAVPILERWYGVSISIENEDVLKCKISGKYKNESLVNVLHSMEYILGIDYQFQKERSLLIRGGSCHVQS
- a CDS encoding RNA polymerase sigma-70 factor; the protein is MSDNSLPEWNDKDLCILLSRDKRAAFNEIYRRHWSKVFYSTYKILKDKELSKDITQEIFTSLWQKRHSNQIDNLTSYLYGMARNYAFRYLRDGRVAQFHLDRMQHVQIINQTEEAVNFNQLQELYEQSLTTLPERCREVFHLSRNENLSVKEIATRMGISPKTVENQITKAIKHLRLAFKEVVTILTFLLFA
- a CDS encoding DUF7133 domain-containing protein, producing the protein MNTKRVLVLIFLIASISILFYSFIWNPSKNKEVKAVADSVLFNEAPVLSAEEALHTFELEEGFRLELVASEPLINDPVAMAFDAKGRIWVAEMQSYMPDIEGHGEDEANGRIVILEDKDGDGKMDESKVFLDKIVLPRVISLVDNGIVYAEPPNLWFVENNNDKAGKKTLIDSVYAVGGNVEHQPNGMMRAMNNWYYNAKSRARYRYNSKDKSWTKEETEFRGQWGISQDDYGRLFFNTNSNQLRGDLVPSNMMSRNPNFNPEYSINVEIADDQRVYPIRPNRGINRGYKEEMLDKEGRLARFTAASGPVIYRGNAFPEAYYGNAFVPEPSGNLIKRNILQEDGLYLKAEQAYEGREFLASTDERFRPVNMYNGPDGHLYVVDMYRGIIQHKTYLTDYLKDQIRSRGLEKPVGLGRIYRIVYEKSWYEELWDYLMDETPESLDGADQEDLLALLEHPNGWWRDEAQRRLVESNDQSLIPQLKDLVKEGEQKTKLHALWTIEGLGYTAADLISLAESTADPKVLSAAIQITEQNVDKADHSKTLTLYEKLSASEDLQVQLQLAMSLGAYLETDTKKVLNLLKKIALTYGEEVLIREAVLSSIHGKEKELQAMISEEYTDQEAILKDLTQAITNAEVSQQMAGKEFSKAEKEQFVLGKSLYAHTCSGCHQENGQGLTPIAPPLDGSEWVTGPEDRLILVALHGLQGPVTVKGKVYKEPEIQPIMPGLKSNPEFDDQKLAAVLSYVRNAWTNDAEPIDAGTVKELREKTISREAPFQESDFK